A stretch of Aythya fuligula isolate bAytFul2 chromosome 1, bAytFul2.pri, whole genome shotgun sequence DNA encodes these proteins:
- the CXADR gene encoding coxsackievirus and adenovirus receptor isoform X1 has translation MEPPLAPPPPSLTVLLLLALALLGSAGLTRSLSITPADQSMFEKAEGEKVTLPCTFVLSDEDEGPLDIEWVLIPTDNQKKEQIIIMYAVDRIYNHYYAAMTGRMQFTSADPKSGDGSLDILNLKSSDTGTYQCKVKKAPGVQSQKIQLTVLVKPARTKCSIEGSQEIGKDVTLKCASQEGSPLLSYDWRRVPDTQELPATSTLNRNTGELLLKNASQEYSGVYSCVASNRVGVDECSIELNVTPPINTAGIIAGAIVGTLLGLSLLAFLVFCCCKKHREKKYEKEVHHDIREDVPPPKSRSSTARSYIGSNRSSLGSMSPSNMEGYTKTPYSQVPSEDFERTSGQNQTFASSKVAAPNLSRMGAVPVMIPAQSKDGSIV, from the exons gTCTAACGAGAAGCCTGAGTATAACTCCAGCTGACCAATCAATGTTtgaaaaagctgaaggagaaaaagttaCATTACCATGTACTTTTGTACTCTCGGATGAGGATGAAGGCCCACTAGATATTGAGTGGGTCTTGATACCAACAGATAATCAAAAGAAGGAACAAATA aTAATTATGTATGCTGTAGACAGAATTTATAATCATTATTATGCTGCTATGACTGGGCGGATGCAGTTTACCAGTGCCGATCCCAAATCTGGTGATGGTTCGTTGGATATCCTGAATTTAAAGTCATCAGATACTGGCACATATCAGTGCAAAGTGAAGAAAGCTCCTGGAGTTCAAAGCCAAAAAATACAGTTGACTGTACTTG TAAAGCCGGCAAGAACTAAATGTTCCATTGAAGGATCACAGGAGATCGGAAAGGATGTTACGTTGAAATGTGCATCACAAGAAGGATCTCCACTTTTGTCTTATGACTGGAGAAGAGTACCTGACACACAGGAACTTCCTGCCACATCCACGCTGA ATAGAAATACAGGCGAACTTCTGTTGAAAAATGCATCTCAAGAGTATTCTGGTGTATACAGTTGTGTTGCTTCAAACCGAGTTGGCGTAGATGAATGTTCTATTGAGCTGAATGTCACCCCTC CTATAAATACAGCTGGTATAATTGCTGGAGCTATTGTAGGAACTCTGCTGGGTCTCTCCTTACTGGCTTTTCTCGTCTTCTGTTGCTGtaaaaaacacagagagaagAAGTATGAGAAAGAAGTACATCATGATATTAG agaagatGTTCCGCCTCCAAAAAGTCGCAGTTCAACAGCCCGCAGCTACATAGGCAGCAATCGTTCTTCTCTGGGCTCAATGTCTCCATCAAATATGGAAGGATATACCAAAACCCCGTATAGTCAAGTCCCAAGTGAAGACTTTGAACGTACTTCTGGTCAAAACCAAACCTTTGCATCTTCAAAGGTAGCTGCACCTAATTTAAGTAGAATGGGAGCTGTCCCAGTGATGATTCCTGCACAAAGCAAAGATGGGTCCATAGTATAG